In Granulicella mallensis MP5ACTX8, the sequence CCGCAGGTCGATGTGTTCCACCTCATGGCCGAGCACCGCGGCGAGTGCGTCCTCGCTCTTCATGAGCACGATCACTCCCTGGCCGACGAAGACATGTCCGCCGGGAAGCGCGAAGGCGTTCACGAAGGCAGGGTCGGGGATGTAGTGGAACTTCCACGGCAACTTACGCCGCACACCTGCGGCGGCACGTTCGCCAACGATCTGAAGGTAGGCTTCGATGGCGCGATTTTTCGCCGCATCTGCTGGGGACGAAGGCCAGCGTTCTGCATACTCGCTCGCGAGTTCATCGCCTAGAGCGATCTCGTCGGCATCGGACATTGGATCGAAGTGTGTGGGCACCCGCGTCGCCTCATGCTGCGCATCCGCCGCGGCCGAGAGGATGCCCTGCGCCGAAGGCCGCGCAGCGATGCGCTGCCACTGTACAGCCACGATGGCGAAGATGCCCGCGATCACGATGAGGGAAAGAGGAAGCCA encodes:
- a CDS encoding M48 family metalloprotease; the protein is MRRWLPLSLIVIAGIFAIVAVQWQRIAARPSAQGILSAAADAQHEATRVPTHFDPMSDADEIALGDELASEYAERWPSSPADAAKNRAIEAYLQIVGERAAAGVRRKLPWKFHYIPDPAFVNAFALPGGHVFVGQGVIVLMKSEDALAAVLGHEVEHIDLRHCAERMQTEAHLRELGTLGAVVGLPVEVFLAGYSKEQEMEADRDGTTLAVKAGYSPQGILQLLGEFEKLEQQANASDDKPATPVDEAAQVSLQTVAGYFRSHPPAAQREQQVRELMRSQRWPTPPLRKLQTF